One segment of Panicum virgatum strain AP13 chromosome 3K, P.virgatum_v5, whole genome shotgun sequence DNA contains the following:
- the LOC120697777 gene encoding U-box domain-containing protein 13-like — MGAADGGAAAAMRAAVRRLSFGAPEEKREAAGEVAALARSDERRKRLLPELGVVPPLVAMLADARGGTGARLAAAGALLELARGTHRNKVHIVKAGLLKKLPQLMDDKDLARSHQLALLVLSISSLANTDFPLSASELLPFLVATLSADHVPADAKLPCLAALRNLSTKLEHVRDVVSSGAVRALLPLVLDKETSEAALSILGELAAASAAGKKAMEEHEAAPRALLEAMTWHGSTRCQEHAAYLVMVLAHGSRALRRQMRQLGAVQALLEVSLLGSPLAQRRAAKVLQWFKEEGQSRIRAHSGPRMEGASCHGDGDGDGDVGGGGGGGGGQEATDCWDTVDKIVKQSLDRNMKSILRRATASVDLTNVKLLVASSSSKSLPC; from the exons AtgggggcggcggacggcggcgcggcggcggcgatgcgggcCGCGGTGAGGCGGCTCAGCTTCGGCGCGCCGGAGGAGAAGCGGGAGGCCGCGGGGGAGGTCGCGGCGCTGGCGCGGTCGGACGAGCGAAGGAAGCGGCTGCTGCCGGAGCTCGGCGTCGTGCCGCCGCTCGTGGCCATGCTGGCCGACGCGCGGGGCGGCACGGGCGCGCGgctggccgcggcgggggcgctgCTGGAGCTCGCCAGAGGGACGCACAG GAATAAGGTGCACATTGTCAAGGCCGGCCTGCTCAAGAAGCTGCCGCAGCTCATGGACGACAAGGACCTGGCAAGAAGCCACCAGCTCGCGCTGCTGGTCCTCTCCATCTCGTCGTTGGCCAACACCGACTTTCCCCTCTCCGCCTCCGAGCTCCTCCCGTTCCTCGTCGCCACCCTCAGCGCCGACCACGTCCCGGCCGACGCGAAGCTGCCGTGCCTGGCCGCTCTCCGCAACCTCTCGACCAAGCTCGAGCACGTCCGGGACGTGGTCTCCAGCGGCGCCGTGCGCGCGCTCCTGCCTCTCGTCCTGGACAAGGAAACGTCGGAGGCTGCGCTTTCCATCCTcggggagctggcggcggcgagcgcggcggggaaGAAGGCGATGGAGGAGCACGAGGCGGCGCCCAGGGCTCTCTTGGAGGCCATGACGTGGCACGGGAGCACGCGGTGCCAGGAGCACGCGGCGTACCTGGTGATGGTGCTCGCGCACGGCAGCCGGGCGCTGCGGCGGCAGATGCGCCAGCTCGGCGCCGTGCAGGCGCTCCTGGAGGTCTCGCTGCTCGGGAGCCCGCTCGCGCAGAGGAGGGCGGCCAAGGTCCTGCAGTGGTTCAAGGAGGAAGGGCAGAGCAGGATCAGGGCGCATTCGGGGCCGCGCATGGAGGGCGCGTcgtgccacggcgacggcgacggcgacggcgacgtcggcggcggcggcggcggcggcggcggccaggaggcGACGGATTGCTGGGACACCGTGGACAAGATAGTGAAGCAGAGCCTCGATAGGAACATGAAGTCTATACTAAGGAGGGCCACGGCGTCCGTGGACCTGACAAATGTTAAGCTGCTCGTTGCGAGCTCTAGCTCCAAGAGCTTGCCTTGCTGA